The following proteins are co-located in the Imtechella halotolerans genome:
- a CDS encoding protein-disulfide reductase DsbD family protein codes for MRISLFFLVVLSSFFSFSQMGNQQPVKWKYEVEQLSDAEYKLILKGTIDPEWHVYSQFTPEGGALPTELTFEGVGVDFELLGAAQEGKTYTQYSEIFEVDETFFKNEALITQHIRLLNPEIKKIRGNIFYQACIDVCINLDEDFVFSLDGSEASLVYEEIDERSKELSSQLKLPLKNVELLQESATASQSNTGLWGIFILGFLGGLLALLTPCVFPMIPLTVSFFTKQNKSKGKGIANAILYGFFILLIYVLLSIPFHFLDSIDPEILNTISTNIWLNVAFFIIFLFFAFSFFGYYELTLPSSWSNKMDNASNIGGIVGIFFMAVTLALVSFSCTGPILGSLLAGSLTAEGGAMQLTAGMAGFGVALALPFALFALFPNWLNSLPKSGGWMTTTKVVLGFLELALAFKFLSNADLVAHWGILKREIFIGIWVLIFILMSLYLFGIIRFPHDNLKAKLSKIRVSIGIISTLFSVYLILGLFGQNQLKLLSGFPPPAFYTVAEQKSDCPLGLNCFKDFETGLAYAKLQNKPIMLDFTGWACVNCRKMEEHVWSDSEVFQLINDEYVLISLYIDDRKELPEVSQFDFQYDSGRVKKIKTIGEKWATFQAVNFHTASQPYYVLLSPELEILSAPQQYTDIETYKNWLEEGIKAYKALK; via the coding sequence ATGAGAATTTCACTTTTTTTTCTAGTAGTATTATCTTCTTTTTTTAGTTTTTCCCAGATGGGTAACCAGCAACCTGTTAAGTGGAAGTATGAAGTAGAACAACTTTCAGATGCTGAATATAAGCTTATATTAAAAGGAACTATAGACCCTGAATGGCATGTGTATTCGCAATTCACTCCAGAGGGAGGAGCATTGCCTACTGAGCTTACTTTTGAAGGTGTAGGGGTGGATTTTGAACTATTAGGTGCTGCCCAGGAGGGAAAAACATATACGCAATACAGTGAGATTTTTGAGGTTGATGAGACTTTTTTTAAAAATGAAGCCCTTATTACACAACACATTCGACTTTTAAATCCAGAAATAAAAAAGATACGAGGAAATATCTTTTATCAGGCATGTATCGATGTTTGTATTAATCTTGATGAAGACTTTGTTTTTTCATTGGATGGTAGTGAGGCTTCCCTAGTCTATGAAGAAATAGATGAGCGAAGTAAAGAACTTTCATCTCAGTTGAAATTACCCCTTAAGAATGTAGAATTATTACAAGAAAGTGCTACTGCTTCTCAAAGTAATACAGGGTTATGGGGAATTTTTATTTTAGGATTTTTAGGTGGACTTTTGGCATTGTTGACTCCTTGCGTATTTCCAATGATACCACTAACTGTTTCGTTTTTTACCAAACAGAATAAAAGCAAAGGAAAAGGGATTGCAAATGCCATATTGTACGGGTTTTTTATACTTCTTATTTATGTTCTGTTAAGTATTCCTTTTCACTTTTTGGATAGTATAGACCCTGAAATATTGAATACAATTTCAACCAATATATGGTTAAACGTAGCCTTTTTTATAATTTTCTTATTCTTTGCATTTTCCTTCTTCGGGTATTATGAACTTACCTTACCTTCCTCATGGAGTAATAAGATGGATAATGCTTCTAATATCGGTGGAATAGTTGGCATCTTCTTTATGGCTGTTACCCTAGCTTTAGTTTCTTTTTCTTGTACTGGTCCTATTTTAGGGTCATTATTGGCAGGGTCGCTAACGGCAGAAGGTGGGGCAATGCAACTCACGGCCGGTATGGCTGGCTTTGGTGTAGCACTTGCATTACCATTTGCGTTATTCGCTTTATTTCCTAATTGGTTGAATTCACTTCCAAAGTCCGGAGGGTGGATGACAACCACCAAAGTAGTACTAGGATTTTTAGAATTAGCTTTAGCATTTAAGTTCCTTTCAAATGCTGATTTAGTGGCGCATTGGGGAATCCTTAAAAGAGAAATCTTTATTGGAATTTGGGTGCTGATTTTTATATTAATGAGCTTATATCTTTTCGGAATTATTCGATTTCCACATGATAATCTGAAGGCAAAACTTTCTAAAATCCGTGTAAGTATTGGGATTATTAGTACGCTGTTCTCAGTGTATTTGATATTGGGACTTTTTGGACAAAACCAGTTAAAATTGCTCAGTGGTTTCCCTCCACCAGCTTTTTATACGGTTGCAGAACAAAAAAGTGATTGTCCATTAGGATTGAATTGTTTTAAGGACTTTGAAACTGGTTTGGCCTATGCAAAACTTCAAAATAAACCTATAATGCTAGATTTTACCGGATGGGCCTGTGTTAACTGCCGTAAAATGGAAGAACATGTTTGGAGTGATTCAGAAGTTTTTCAGCTTATTAATGATGAGTATGTTTTAATATCTTTATATATAGACGATCGTAAAGAATTACCTGAGGTGTCACAATTTGATTTTCAATATGATAGTGGAAGGGTGAAAAAGATAAAAACAATAGGAGAGAAATGGGCAACTTTTCAAGCGGTTAATTTTCATACAGCTTCACAGCCTTATTATGTATTACTATCTCCGGAATTAGAGATTTTAAGTGCACCACAACAGTATACAGATATTGAGACTTATAAAAATTGGCTTGAAGAAGGAATAAAAGCATACAAAGCTCTTAAATAG
- a CDS encoding response regulator, whose translation MKKHTIAIVDDHLLFAQSLGTLINSFPDFEVAYYASHGEELIDKLASQGLPDIILLDINMPIMDGIKTMAWLQQHQPATPVLALSMEDNEEVVMQMLRHGAGGYLLKDIHPKELLKALQSVVDTGFYHSEIVSSAMDAEKAHKDNPDHITDRERQFLKLLCTEMTYKEIADSMNLSPKTIEGYRETLFNKLNVKNRIGLAIYAIKNDIYEV comes from the coding sequence ATGAAAAAGCATACTATTGCTATCGTTGATGATCATTTATTATTTGCCCAATCATTAGGAACTTTGATAAATTCCTTCCCTGATTTTGAGGTAGCTTATTATGCATCCCATGGAGAGGAACTAATAGATAAATTGGCATCACAAGGGCTTCCTGATATTATTTTATTGGATATTAATATGCCTATAATGGATGGGATTAAAACTATGGCCTGGTTACAACAACACCAGCCTGCGACTCCTGTTTTAGCACTCTCAATGGAGGACAACGAAGAGGTAGTAATGCAAATGCTTAGACATGGAGCTGGAGGCTATTTATTAAAAGACATCCATCCAAAGGAGTTGCTAAAGGCTCTACAGTCTGTTGTTGACACAGGATTTTATCATAGTGAAATAGTTTCATCGGCCATGGATGCCGAGAAAGCTCATAAAGATAATCCTGATCATATTACAGATCGTGAACGTCAATTCTTGAAACTTCTATGTACAGAAATGACCTATAAAGAAATAGCAGATTCAATGAACTTGAGCCCTAAAACAATTGAAGGTTACCGTGAAACACTGTTTAACAAGCTTAACGTGAAAAATCGTATTGGTTTAGCAATTTATGCCATTAAAAATGATATATACGAGGTATAA
- a CDS encoding CocE/NonD family hydrolase, translating into MKKYIMTLVLGFYLFIGTAQEYKVQDYYTKQEIVIPMRDGVKLHTTIYSPKDTSKKYPILMSRTPYSCAPYGPDAFRASIGPNRTLMEQGYIFVYQDVRGRWNSEGVYDNMRAYIPGKKKKQIDEASDTYDTIDWLVKKVKNNNGKVGVWGISYPGFYSTYSLLDSHPALKAVSPQAPIGDFFFDDFHHNGAYMLSYWRATALFGHEKSEPTTKSWYTLPDLGTQDQYQFFLDAGPLSNLDAYYKEDNVFWQQLKNHPNYDEFWKSRGIIQHLKNIKPAVMVVGGWFDAEDLYGPLETYKNIEKNSTNYNTIVMGPWSHGDWARNKERQAIGNVYFGDNISAFYQEEIETTFFTHFLKGSADGTTNLPEAYMYDTGKNAWSTFENWPPLNAQKKTYRLHNGSLAEIATMDWRYEEFVSDPSKPVPYTEDIKTVFTPRKYMTDDQRFAARRPDVLVFETEVLENDVTLAGEIMARLKVSTTGTDADWIVKVIDVFPANTPDTPETQNHLKMSNYHMMVRSEVMRGRFRNSFSMPEPFVPNEVTGVDIKLQDVHHTFKKGHKIQVQIQSTWFPLIDRNPQTYVDNIFYANEKDFQKQTHRVYNSSSIEFTILPSH; encoded by the coding sequence ATGAAAAAGTATATAATGACCTTAGTGTTAGGTTTCTATTTATTTATAGGAACTGCACAAGAATACAAAGTTCAGGACTATTACACCAAACAGGAGATTGTAATTCCGATGAGGGATGGTGTTAAGTTACACACAACCATTTATAGTCCCAAAGATACTTCTAAGAAGTATCCTATATTAATGTCTAGGACTCCTTATAGCTGTGCTCCCTATGGACCGGATGCTTTTAGAGCTAGTATAGGGCCTAATCGTACCCTTATGGAACAGGGATACATTTTTGTTTATCAGGATGTTCGAGGCCGATGGAATAGTGAAGGGGTATATGACAATATGAGAGCGTATATTCCTGGGAAAAAGAAAAAGCAAATTGATGAGGCCTCTGATACCTATGATACGATAGATTGGTTGGTTAAAAAAGTAAAGAATAATAATGGAAAAGTAGGAGTATGGGGGATTTCCTATCCTGGATTTTATTCGACATACTCCTTACTTGATTCTCATCCGGCACTTAAAGCAGTATCGCCACAAGCACCAATTGGTGATTTCTTTTTTGATGATTTTCATCACAATGGCGCCTATATGCTAAGTTATTGGAGAGCTACTGCGCTGTTTGGGCATGAAAAATCAGAACCAACGACTAAATCATGGTATACTCTTCCTGATTTAGGTACTCAAGATCAATATCAATTTTTCCTTGATGCAGGCCCTTTATCGAACCTTGATGCATATTATAAAGAAGACAATGTATTTTGGCAACAGCTAAAAAATCATCCGAACTATGATGAGTTTTGGAAATCTAGAGGAATAATTCAGCACCTTAAGAATATTAAACCTGCCGTTATGGTTGTCGGAGGTTGGTTTGATGCAGAAGATTTGTACGGCCCCTTAGAAACATATAAGAATATAGAGAAGAATAGTACGAACTATAATACCATTGTAATGGGGCCATGGAGTCATGGAGATTGGGCACGTAATAAAGAGCGTCAAGCTATTGGTAATGTGTATTTTGGGGATAATATTTCTGCGTTTTATCAGGAGGAAATAGAGACCACATTTTTTACACATTTTCTAAAAGGAAGTGCCGATGGAACCACTAATCTTCCTGAAGCCTATATGTATGACACAGGTAAGAATGCGTGGAGTACATTTGAAAATTGGCCGCCTTTAAATGCGCAAAAGAAGACGTATCGTCTTCATAATGGTTCTTTAGCGGAAATCGCTACTATGGATTGGCGATATGAGGAATTTGTGTCTGATCCTAGCAAGCCTGTACCTTATACAGAGGATATTAAAACGGTATTTACCCCAAGAAAATATATGACAGATGATCAAAGATTTGCGGCACGTCGCCCAGATGTGTTAGTCTTTGAAACAGAGGTGTTGGAAAACGATGTAACTTTAGCTGGTGAAATTATGGCTAGACTGAAAGTATCGACTACAGGGACGGATGCAGATTGGATTGTGAAAGTAATTGATGTTTTTCCCGCTAATACCCCTGATACTCCTGAAACACAAAATCATCTCAAAATGAGTAATTACCATATGATGGTGAGAAGTGAAGTGATGCGCGGGCGGTTTAGAAATAGCTTTTCTATGCCTGAACCATTTGTTCCAAATGAAGTAACAGGAGTGGATATTAAATTACAAGATGTACATCATACTTTTAAAAAAGGACATAAAATACAAGTGCAAATTCAAAGTACTTGGTTTCCACTGATTGATCGGAATCCTCAGACCTATGTGGATAATATTTTTTATGCCAATGAAAAGGATTTTCAAAAGCAAACGCATCGAGTGTATAATTCTTCTAGTATAGAGTTTACTATTCTACCTAGCCACTAG
- a CDS encoding sensor histidine kinase: protein MEATKELSTLIIYVTVVIVLMVGFLVYFFVVYQRRKTSLLVKQAEERKQFEIILAQTQTEIQEQTLKNISWELHDNVGQLLSVARMHTNMISLTADENTIPKLEELSELIGKSLQDVRTLSKTLNSDALQSLGLVSSLNLELERFNRLRFLEATLRIEGEEITIQGNDSLILFRILQEFFSNVTKHAKASQLEVRLQFLEKKLLIEARDNGVGFDLTHKAEGIGLLNMKNRAKLIGADINFFSNLGQGTRIVIEYPI, encoded by the coding sequence ATGGAGGCAACAAAGGAACTTTCCACTCTTATTATTTATGTTACCGTAGTAATTGTATTAATGGTAGGATTTTTGGTTTACTTTTTTGTAGTATACCAAAGGAGAAAAACATCCTTACTAGTGAAACAGGCAGAAGAAAGAAAGCAGTTTGAAATAATATTAGCCCAAACTCAAACAGAGATTCAAGAACAAACACTAAAAAATATTAGTTGGGAACTTCATGATAATGTTGGACAATTACTTTCTGTGGCAAGAATGCATACTAACATGATTTCTTTAACTGCAGATGAAAATACAATACCAAAATTGGAAGAATTGAGTGAGCTGATTGGGAAAAGTCTGCAAGATGTTAGAACATTGTCAAAAACCCTGAATAGTGACGCTTTGCAGAGTCTAGGGTTGGTATCATCTTTAAATTTAGAGTTAGAACGATTTAACAGATTACGGTTTTTAGAGGCAACATTACGTATAGAAGGAGAGGAGATTACTATTCAAGGAAATGATTCATTGATTCTTTTTAGAATTCTTCAAGAGTTTTTCTCTAATGTTACTAAACATGCCAAGGCATCCCAACTCGAAGTTAGGTTACAATTTTTGGAGAAAAAGCTGCTTATTGAAGCAAGGGATAATGGAGTAGGTTTTGACCTTACTCATAAGGCAGAAGGTATTGGACTACTTAACATGAAAAATCGTGCTAAACTTATAGGTGCAGATATTAATTTTTTCTCTAATTTAGGCCAGGGAACACGCATTGTTATCGAGTATCCTATATAA
- a CDS encoding helix-turn-helix transcriptional regulator — translation MKNSLKVQRAIKNITQADLAEAIGVSRQTINAMEKGKYVPSTVLALKLAQYFNQPVEAIFQLNDND, via the coding sequence ATGAAGAATAGTCTTAAGGTACAACGCGCCATTAAAAATATTACACAAGCTGATTTGGCTGAAGCAATAGGTGTTAGTAGGCAAACTATTAATGCAATGGAAAAGGGAAAATATGTCCCCTCTACAGTCTTAGCCCTTAAGCTTGCGCAATATTTTAATCAACCAGTAGAAGCCATTTTTCAATTAAACGATAACGATTAA
- the ilvD gene encoding dihydroxy-acid dehydratase: MKLNKFSQVVTQDDTQPAAQAMLHAIGLTDEDLQKPLIGIASTGYEGNPCNMHLNELAKHVKKGTENADLVGLIFNTIGVSDGISNGTPGMRFSLPSRDIIADSVETVVEAMSYDGLITVVGCDKNMPGALMAMLRLNRPSILVYGGTIASGCHNGKKLDIISAFEAWGQKVAGTIDESEYKEVIHKACPGAGACGGMYTANTMASAIEALGMSLPFNSSNPAVSDGNLKEQECVKAGEALRLLLEKDIKPTDIVTRKALENAIRLVTVLGGSTNAVLHFLAIAKAAKVPFTLDDFQHISDTTPLLADLKPSGRYAMEDLHKVGGIPAVLKYMLQHGMLHGDCLTVTGKTLAENLADAKELSEGQQIIKPVENPVKETGHIRILYGNLASEGAVAKITGKEGLTFSGPARVFDGEEAVNKGIKTGKVQKGDVVVIRYEGPKGGPGMPEMLKPTSAIMGAGLGKDVALITDGRFSGGSHGFVVGHVSPEAQQGGAIALVKDGDLITIDAVNNSIEVALSDDELQQRKNGWTAPPLKATVGALYKYARTVSSASEGCVTDEF; encoded by the coding sequence ATGAAGTTAAATAAATTTAGCCAGGTAGTAACACAAGACGACACCCAACCAGCGGCACAGGCTATGTTACATGCGATAGGGCTCACGGATGAAGATTTACAAAAGCCATTAATAGGTATTGCTAGTACAGGATACGAAGGAAATCCGTGTAATATGCACCTGAATGAATTGGCAAAACATGTAAAAAAGGGTACCGAGAATGCAGATCTAGTGGGGCTTATTTTTAATACTATCGGAGTTAGTGATGGTATTTCTAATGGTACCCCAGGGATGCGCTTTTCATTACCTTCAAGGGATATAATCGCAGATTCTGTAGAGACTGTGGTGGAAGCAATGAGTTATGATGGGTTGATTACAGTCGTAGGATGTGATAAGAATATGCCCGGTGCTTTAATGGCTATGCTTCGCCTTAATAGACCTTCAATTTTAGTATATGGCGGGACTATTGCCTCTGGATGTCATAATGGAAAGAAATTAGATATTATTTCGGCTTTTGAAGCTTGGGGACAAAAGGTGGCAGGTACCATTGATGAATCAGAATATAAAGAAGTTATCCATAAAGCTTGTCCTGGAGCAGGTGCTTGTGGGGGAATGTATACTGCCAACACCATGGCATCGGCTATAGAGGCACTTGGTATGTCTTTACCATTTAATTCTTCTAATCCTGCGGTAAGTGATGGAAACTTAAAAGAACAAGAGTGCGTGAAAGCGGGTGAGGCGCTTCGATTACTTCTTGAGAAAGACATAAAGCCTACCGATATCGTAACACGGAAGGCATTAGAAAATGCCATTCGATTGGTTACTGTTTTAGGTGGTTCAACAAATGCAGTTTTACATTTTTTAGCGATAGCCAAAGCAGCTAAAGTACCTTTTACTTTGGATGACTTCCAACACATTAGTGATACAACGCCACTTTTAGCAGACTTAAAACCTAGTGGTCGATATGCAATGGAGGATCTACATAAAGTAGGGGGTATTCCTGCAGTTTTAAAATATATGTTACAACATGGGATGCTTCATGGTGATTGCCTCACTGTGACAGGAAAGACCTTAGCAGAGAATCTTGCTGATGCAAAGGAACTTTCTGAAGGTCAACAAATTATAAAGCCAGTTGAGAATCCTGTGAAAGAAACAGGTCATATTCGTATTCTTTATGGAAATCTTGCCTCTGAAGGGGCTGTAGCTAAGATTACAGGAAAAGAAGGACTAACCTTTAGTGGACCAGCTCGAGTTTTTGATGGAGAAGAGGCTGTGAATAAAGGGATAAAAACAGGGAAAGTTCAAAAAGGAGATGTGGTAGTTATACGTTATGAAGGACCAAAAGGAGGTCCAGGAATGCCTGAAATGCTGAAGCCTACTTCAGCCATTATGGGAGCTGGACTTGGGAAGGATGTGGCCTTAATTACCGATGGTCGCTTTTCAGGAGGATCACATGGTTTTGTAGTAGGACATGTATCTCCTGAAGCGCAACAAGGCGGAGCTATTGCCTTGGTAAAAGATGGAGACCTAATTACAATTGATGCAGTAAACAATTCCATAGAGGTTGCGTTGTCAGATGATGAATTACAACAACGTAAGAATGGTTGGACTGCACCACCATTAAAGGCCACTGTTGGAGCCCTTTATAAATATGCGCGCACAGTATCTTCTGCCTCGGAAGGATGCGTAACTGATGAATTTTAG
- the ilvB gene encoding biosynthetic-type acetolactate synthase large subunit: protein METNTTTKTVSQAANNTLHITGAEAVIRCLLAEGVDLVYGYPGGAIMPIYDELYKFQHELHHVLTRHEQGAAHAAQGYARVSGKVGVAMATSGPGATNLVTGIADAQIDSTPMVCITGQVAKHLLGSDAFQETDIIGISTPVTKWNYQITKASEIPEIMAKAFYIARSGRPGPVLIDITKNAQFESFDFNYKKCTGVRSYVPTPRVDFQKVEEAAQIINNAKKPFVVFGQGVILGKAETELRLFLEKAGIPAASTVLGLSALPSEHPLHMGMVGMHGNYAPNVLTNECDVLIALGMRFDDRVTGDLNTYAKQAKIVHFEIDPAEVDKNVKTDVAVLGDVKESLSALLPFVNSNAHPQWISQFNELYQVEYEQVIKGELYPEKEGLTMGEVLKLINEVSGNNAVIVSDVGQHQMIACRYAKFNETKSNITSGGLGTMGFALPAAIGAKMGAPEREVVAVIGDGGYQMTIQELGTIFQTQVPVKIVVLNNDFLGMVRQWQQLFFDRRYASTELVNPDFVTIAKGYHMEAARVTKREDLKAAVQAMLSSSSAYFLEVCVEKENMVFPMIPTGASVSDIRLS, encoded by the coding sequence ATGGAAACAAACACAACAACAAAGACCGTTTCTCAGGCCGCTAATAACACGTTACATATAACGGGAGCAGAGGCTGTAATTAGATGTCTTCTGGCAGAAGGCGTTGATTTGGTTTATGGATATCCGGGAGGAGCCATTATGCCAATATATGATGAGTTATACAAGTTTCAGCATGAGTTACATCATGTACTCACCCGACATGAACAAGGTGCGGCACACGCTGCTCAGGGATATGCTAGGGTCAGCGGAAAAGTAGGGGTTGCTATGGCAACTTCTGGGCCAGGAGCTACAAACTTAGTCACTGGAATTGCGGATGCCCAAATAGATTCAACTCCAATGGTTTGTATCACTGGGCAGGTGGCCAAGCATCTATTAGGGTCAGATGCATTTCAGGAGACGGATATCATTGGTATTTCAACTCCAGTAACTAAGTGGAATTATCAGATTACAAAAGCCTCTGAAATTCCTGAAATTATGGCTAAGGCTTTTTATATCGCTCGTTCTGGAAGACCAGGACCTGTGTTAATAGATATTACTAAAAATGCTCAGTTTGAATCTTTTGATTTCAACTATAAAAAATGCACTGGAGTACGTAGTTATGTACCAACTCCAAGAGTTGACTTCCAAAAAGTAGAGGAAGCTGCCCAAATTATTAATAATGCCAAGAAACCTTTTGTGGTTTTTGGCCAAGGGGTAATTTTAGGTAAAGCTGAAACAGAGTTGAGATTATTTCTTGAAAAAGCTGGAATTCCGGCTGCTTCAACAGTGCTAGGTTTATCAGCACTGCCTTCAGAACATCCATTACACATGGGAATGGTTGGTATGCATGGAAATTATGCTCCCAATGTTCTAACAAATGAATGTGATGTTCTTATTGCCTTAGGTATGCGTTTTGACGATCGTGTAACTGGAGATCTAAATACCTATGCTAAACAGGCCAAAATTGTTCATTTTGAAATTGATCCTGCAGAGGTAGATAAAAACGTTAAAACTGATGTAGCGGTTTTGGGAGATGTAAAAGAGTCGTTATCTGCTTTATTACCATTTGTTAATTCTAATGCTCATCCTCAATGGATTAGCCAATTTAATGAGTTGTATCAAGTGGAGTATGAGCAAGTGATTAAAGGCGAACTGTATCCTGAAAAGGAAGGACTTACCATGGGGGAGGTCTTAAAATTAATCAATGAGGTGTCGGGGAATAACGCAGTAATTGTTTCTGATGTTGGACAACACCAAATGATAGCTTGTCGATACGCTAAATTCAATGAGACAAAAAGTAATATCACCTCAGGTGGTCTAGGAACTATGGGATTTGCTTTACCGGCAGCTATAGGAGCAAAAATGGGAGCGCCAGAACGAGAGGTAGTTGCCGTGATAGGTGACGGAGGTTACCAAATGACTATTCAGGAATTAGGAACTATTTTTCAGACGCAAGTGCCTGTGAAAATAGTGGTACTGAATAATGATTTTTTGGGAATGGTACGTCAATGGCAACAGTTGTTTTTTGATCGCCGTTATGCCTCAACAGAACTTGTAAATCCAGATTTTGTCACCATCGCCAAAGGGTACCATATGGAGGCAGCACGTGTAACAAAACGTGAGGATTTAAAGGCTGCGGTTCAGGCTATGCTTTCCTCATCTTCAGCCTATTTTTTGGAGGTATGTGTTGAAAAAGAAAACATGGTATTTCCTATGATCCCAACCGGTGCTTCGGTATCTGATATACGTCTAAGTTAA
- a CDS encoding aldehyde dehydrogenase gives MKKNIESLVLSQKQFFLTQKTKETSYRKELLKLLYSEIKKNETAICKALQEDFKKHEFETLLYEIQLVLSDLRLLISKLEKWSKPKRKTAALVNYPSRDYIIPEPYGTVLIISPWNYPFQLAMSPLIAAVAAGNTVVLKPSELTPNTSSIIQRIINSVFKPTHVIVIEGDAEVAQELLSQVWDYIFFTGSPQVGKLVYKAAASNLTPVTLELGGKNPCIVDQTAELKVAAKRIVWGKFVNAGQTCIAPDYLLVDNTIATSFIELLKHEITEAYGSNGTFSNDMPAIISQKHFERLTSYLKQGSIIHGGKTLPEQLRIEPTLVFADMEDAIMQGEIFGPILPIILYKKRDEIDSILGRYGKPLAWYHFTSDFKWNKELIGKFSFGGGVINDVMIHFGNKRLPFGGVGNSGIGAYHGKLSFDTFTHYKPIVRRATWIDIPLKYAPYVGKTKWIPWIEKLL, from the coding sequence ATGAAAAAAAATATTGAATCTTTAGTTTTATCACAAAAGCAGTTTTTTTTAACACAAAAAACAAAAGAAACTTCCTACAGAAAAGAACTTCTTAAATTGCTGTACAGTGAAATAAAAAAAAATGAAACGGCTATTTGTAAGGCATTACAAGAGGATTTTAAAAAGCATGAATTTGAAACATTACTTTATGAAATACAGCTTGTTTTAAGCGATCTTCGTTTACTTATTTCTAAGCTAGAAAAGTGGTCAAAACCAAAAAGAAAAACAGCTGCTCTGGTGAATTATCCCTCTAGGGATTATATTATACCTGAACCTTATGGAACCGTATTAATTATTTCGCCTTGGAATTATCCGTTTCAATTGGCAATGAGTCCACTAATTGCTGCAGTGGCTGCAGGAAATACAGTAGTTCTAAAACCTTCTGAGTTAACCCCAAATACCTCTTCAATTATTCAACGTATAATTAATAGTGTTTTCAAGCCTACACATGTAATAGTCATAGAAGGTGATGCCGAAGTTGCTCAAGAATTGCTTTCCCAGGTTTGGGATTATATCTTTTTTACTGGTAGTCCACAAGTTGGCAAATTAGTGTATAAGGCTGCAGCTTCTAATCTTACGCCAGTAACCTTAGAACTTGGTGGCAAAAATCCTTGCATTGTAGATCAAACCGCCGAACTAAAAGTAGCTGCCAAAAGAATTGTATGGGGGAAATTTGTCAATGCTGGTCAAACCTGTATTGCCCCTGATTATTTACTAGTTGACAATACAATAGCTACATCCTTTATAGAATTACTAAAACATGAAATAACTGAAGCGTATGGATCTAATGGAACATTCTCAAATGATATGCCTGCCATTATCAGTCAAAAGCATTTTGAGCGATTAACAAGTTATTTAAAACAAGGATCAATCATTCATGGTGGAAAAACACTACCTGAACAGTTACGAATTGAACCCACACTTGTTTTTGCAGATATGGAGGATGCTATCATGCAAGGAGAAATCTTTGGTCCAATCCTGCCCATCATACTTTACAAAAAAAGGGATGAGATTGATTCTATTCTAGGTCGTTATGGAAAACCACTGGCTTGGTATCATTTTACATCGGATTTTAAATGGAATAAAGAGTTAATAGGTAAATTTAGTTTTGGTGGTGGTGTAATAAATGATGTGATGATTCATTTCGGAAACAAACGGTTACCTTTTGGAGGTGTAGGGAATAGTGGGATTGGTGCTTACCATGGCAAATTGAGTTTCGATACCTTCACCCATTATAAACCTATAGTCAGAAGGGCTACCTGGATTGATATCCCTCTAAAATATGCGCCATATGTGGGCAAAACAAAATGGATACCTTGGATAGAAAAGTTACTTTAG